In Bryobacteraceae bacterium, the following proteins share a genomic window:
- a CDS encoding dihydrodipicolinate synthase family protein, which yields MPFSGVYPILATTFHEDGSLDIASQLRLTDYLIEQGAHGLGLFGNASEGYALTGAERVTLMKEVARHVNGRVPLIASSGHTGTDPAVELSKELEGLGADALMVLPPYLLKPDGEGLMRYFEAISNAVSIPIMVQDAPLMTQVPMPPPLLARMAREIERVEYAKVEAPPTAPKVTAVAAAAGDSLTIFGGLNGNFFIEETIRGARGTMPGSDMIADFAAIWSALEGGDQDNAWQVYTRILPLIRFEIQPGMGVSAMKHNLHAAGVIASTRVRQPTIALDAMALAELAVLRERTRKP from the coding sequence ATGCCGTTTTCCGGCGTTTATCCCATTCTCGCCACCACCTTCCACGAAGACGGCTCGCTCGACATCGCGAGCCAGCTCCGTCTCACCGATTATCTGATTGAACAGGGCGCCCACGGCCTGGGCCTGTTCGGCAACGCGAGCGAAGGCTACGCCCTCACGGGGGCGGAGCGCGTAACGCTCATGAAAGAAGTGGCGCGCCACGTGAACGGGCGCGTCCCGCTGATCGCCTCGAGCGGACACACGGGGACGGACCCCGCCGTCGAGTTGAGCAAGGAACTGGAAGGGCTCGGCGCGGACGCGCTGATGGTGCTTCCGCCGTATCTGCTCAAGCCCGACGGCGAGGGCCTGATGCGCTACTTCGAAGCCATTTCGAACGCCGTTTCGATCCCGATCATGGTGCAGGACGCGCCGCTGATGACGCAGGTCCCGATGCCGCCTCCGCTGCTGGCGCGGATGGCGCGCGAGATCGAACGCGTGGAGTACGCGAAGGTGGAAGCGCCGCCGACGGCGCCGAAGGTGACCGCAGTGGCCGCCGCGGCCGGTGACTCGCTCACCATCTTCGGCGGCCTGAACGGCAACTTCTTCATTGAGGAAACGATTCGCGGCGCGCGCGGAACGATGCCCGGCAGCGACATGATCGCCGACTTCGCGGCGATCTGGAGCGCACTCGAGGGGGGCGACCAGGATAACGCCTGGCAGGTCTATACGCGCATCCTGCCGCTCATCCGCTTCGAGATCCAGCCGGGAATGGGCGTCTCGGCGATGAAGCACAACCTGCACGCCGCCGGCGTGATCGCCTCGACACGCGTGCGTCAACCCACTATCGCGCTTGACGCGATGGCGCTGGCCGAGCTGGCCGTCCTGCGCGAACGGACCCGTAAGCCGTGA